The DNA region GACAAGTGTCTTTTAAtggaatattaaagaaaaatgtgtacaCTACATTTAGTAAAGGTAAGTattatcatataattttttttttttttttttttttttgcggtatgcgggcctctcactgttgtggcctctcccgttgtggagcacaggctccggacgcaaggctcagtggccatggctcacgggcctagccgctctgcggcatgtgggatcttcctggaccggggcacaaacctgtgtcccctgcatcggcaggtggacactcaaccactgcgccaccagggaagccctatcatataaatttttatgtatgtgtttgtgcattgaatcgtgatgtaaaatgtatttatttcctgATATGCATAGCTACTTATAAAGGTAGGAGAAATATtgccaaaaataaattgaaaagtcAAGTGACAGACTGGGAAAATATTCGCAATACATATAAACAGTTaccattcttgggcttccctggtggtgcagtggttgaaaatctgccttctaatgcagggaacacgggttcaagccctggtctgggaggatcccacatgccgtggagcgactaggcccgtgagccacaagtactgagcctgcgcgtctggagcctgtgctccccaacaagagaggccgcgatagtgagaggcccgtgcactgcgatgaagagtagctcccgcttgccacaactagagaaagccctcgcacagaaacgaagacccaccacagcaaaaataaattaaaaaaaaaaaagagttaccatTCTTAATGAAAAAGAGCTCCAACaaattaagaaggaaaatgaCTCAATAGAATAGTGAGGAAAGAATAGGCATATGCAATTCACTTAGGTGGAAATCAAAAGGATCAAAAGCTGTCCAACTTTACTAGAAGacaagcaaatgaaaataaatgttatgTTTTCATCCATCCAAATTGCAAAACTAAAAAAGTAGAAATGTATGTAAGCAAATCATAATACAACATAACAGTTACAGTAGAGAAAGTATGAAATAAACTCATATAATCATATTGTGAAAAATGTGCAGCCATTACTCTATGTATCAATATTCTTAGTATATCATTAACCAAAATAAGATGCACATGTGACATTATCAtccctttttatttaaaacacacaaacactgggaattccctggcggtccagtggttagtactcagcactttcactcctgtggctggggtttgatccctgctccaggaacTAACATCCCATAAGCCTTGCAGCacagccaaacacacacacacacacacacacacacacacacaaactggtcGAGCACAGAAAAAAAGCTGGTAGTATAAACCTAAAGTGTTAATAATAGTTACCACTGTGAAATAGAATTAAAGGGGAACTTTTTTTTTAcctgaagcttttaattttataggTATGCATATCCAAACACACTGGACTATACATTCCCCTACAGAGACGATCTTGagatccttttaaaatttatgtactagggcctccctggtggcacagtggttaagagtccgcctgccgatgcaggggatacgggttcgtgccccggtctgggaggatcccatatgccacggagcggctgggcccgtgagccatggccgctgggcctgcgcatccggagcctgtgctccgcaacgggagaggccacaacagtgagaggcccgcataccgcaaaaagaaaaaataaataaataaataaaatttatgtacTAAAAGCATAAGACAGtctcattaattaatgagctTAATTAAAAAGCAACTGACCAACacagaaacaaacttatggttaccaaaggggaaagggggggagggaaaaattaggagttcAGGATTAACGGatacatattactatatataaaatagataaacaacaaggacctactgtatagcacagggaactatattcaatatcttgtaataacctataatggaaaagaatctgaaaaagaatatgtatataaatatgtataactgaatcactttgctggacacctgtaactaacacaaattgtaaatcagctaaacttcaattttttttttttttttttcttttttgtggtatgcgggcctctcactgttgtggcctctcccgttgcggagcacaggctccggatgcgcaggcccagcggccatggctcacgggcccagccgctccacggcatatgggatcctcccagaccggggcacgaacccgtatcccctgcatcggcaggcggactctcaaccactgcgccaccagggaggccctaaacttcaattttttaaaatgtgcttccaacctaaatgtccatcgacagatgaatgaataaagaagatgtggggcctccctggtggcgcaagtggttaagagtccgcctgccaatgcaggggatacgggttcgtgccccggtctgggaggatcccatatgccgcggagcggctgggcccgtgagccatggccgctgggcctgcgcgtccggagcctgtgctccgcaacgggagaggccacaacagtgagaggcccacataccgcaaaaagaaaaaaaaaaaaaaaaaacaaaaaagaagatgtggcacgtatatacaatggaataccactcagccataaaaaggaacaaaagtgagttatttgtaatgaggtggatggacctagagtctgtcatacagagtgaggtaagtcagaaaaagaaagaaaaatactgtatgctaactcacatatatggaatctaaaaaaacagtactgatgaacctagtggcagggcaggaataaagacacagatgtagagaatggacttgaggacacgggagagaaggggaagctgggacgaagtgagagaatatagcattgacatatatacactaccaaatgtaaaatggatggctagtgggaagctgctgcatagcagctttgtgatcacctagaggggtgggatagggagggtgggagggaggctcaagagggaggggatatggggatatatacgtatacatatagctgattcactttgttgtacagtagaaactaattcaacattgtaaagcaattatactccaataaagatataaaataaaataagataaaaataaaaatgtgcttCCAAGAATTCTGATAGTGCTAAAGATCTTTACTTTATGATACCCTCTAGTTTCTAGACCACCCCTACCTATTCACAGTTTATTTTGCAACTTctgattttcttgttttcctaCTCAATCTAGATCCCTTGGACTGCTGTTTCAATAGTTTTATTCTTTGATCTCCTGCATTTTTCAAAGACAAAGCAGGTAATAGAACATACTTGGTatacatattagaaaaaaaattgactttTATTATTCAGTTATAACTCATGcagcttttaaaaaacactggGTATCACAAGTTTATAAGTACATGAAAACATGTCCTACACTCTGCTAACTATAAAACTAAACTTTAAGAAaacggaattccctggcagttcagtggataggactcagcactttcactggaAGGGACCCAGGTTTAGGTAACTAAGATGCCtcaagctgtgcagcacagccaaaaaaaaaaaaaaaagatacatccaAATAATGTACTCaccacaaagtgggtatagagggaacacacatcaaaataataaaggccattatgATAAGccataagcccacagctaacatcatactcaatggtgaaaagctgaaagcatttcctgtaagatcaggaataagacaaggatgcccctcttgctacttttattcaacatagtattggaagtcctagtcatagcaatcagacaagaagaagaaataaaagcaatccaaattggaaaagaagtagtaaaactgtcactgtttgcagatgacatgatactatacatagaaaatcctaaaaaattaccaaaaactataagagctcatcaatgaattcggtaaagtttcAGGACAGaacattaatatacagaaatctcttgcttatctatacactaacaacaaaccatccggaagagaaattaaggaaacaatcccatttacaatcccattaaaaagaataaaatacctaggaataactctaactcagaaaactataagacattaatgaaagaaattgaagctgacacaaacagatggaaagatataccgcattcatggattggaagaatcaatattttttaaatgaccatactatctaaggcaatctacagattctatgcaattcctatcaaaataccaaatcAAAATTACCAAATAAttttttgtatgaaaacacaaaggaccctgaataaccaaaacaatcttgagaacaaagaacagaacTAGGCGTATCATACTGCCTAATTTTAGACTATActatatagctacagtaatcaaaagagtatagtactggcacaagaacagacacatagatcaatggaacagaatagagagtctagaaataaacccatgcacttatggtcaatctacaacaaaggaggcaggaatatacaatggggaaaagatagtctcttcaataggtggtgcttgggaaagctggacagctacatgtaaaagaatgaaattagaaattttctgacaccacatataaaaatacacacaaagtggattaaaaaacaaaatgtaagacctgaaaccataaaactcatagaagaaaacataggcagacactCTTTGCAATAAGTCACAGCattattttttggatctgtctcctaaaagaaaagaaacaaaagtaaaaataaacaaatggaatctaattaaatttaaaagctttgcgaggcaaagaaaaccatcaacagaatgaaaagacaacctactaaatgggagaaaatatttgcaaatgatatgaccaataaagggttagtattcaaaatatataaacagctcatacaactcaatataaaaaaacgcAGGCAATTAAAAAATGGTGAGAAGATTtgaatggacatttttctgaagatatatagatggctaaaaggcaaatgaaaagatgttcaacatcagtaatcttcagagaaatgcaaatcaaaaccataacaagatatcacctcacatcagaatggctatcatcaagaagaccacaagtaacaaatgttggtgaggatgtggagaaaagggaaccctcgtacactgttggtaggaatataaattgttgcagccactgtggaaaacagtatggaggttcctcaacaaactaaaagtagaactaccatatgattcagcgattccactcttaggtatatctaaagaaaatgaaaacactaattcaaaaagatacaagtacccaaatgttcatagcaggattatttaaatagccaagatatggaagcaaactaagtgtccatcaacagatgaatggataaagaagatgtggtatattatatacaatggaatactactcagccgtaaaaaggaatgaaattttgccatttgcaacaacatggatggacttggagaatattattcttagtgaaataagtcaaacagagaaagacaaatactgtatgatatcacttatatgtggtatctaaaaaataaaacaaatgaatgaatataataaaacagaaacagaatcccagatgtagagaataagcTAGTGGTTATcaatggggagaggaaagggggaagggtcaagataggggtagggaattaagacgtatcaactactatgtataaaataaatatgttataaGGATCtagtgtacagcacagggaatataaccaatattttataataactttaaatggattatataatctatataaaaattttgaatcactatgttgtatacctgaaattataACAtacaattatataatattttatatataaatattttatatatactataatatataatattttaaataaactatacttcaatttttaaaaatgcataaaatcaACTTTTTAAATAGATACATCTAAATAAAGTATACATACATCTAAACAAACTATACataggtttgtttttaaataaaagtgttgaaaagaaaagaaactaaccTATGTGCTATTACTGGTTAATCTTGAACACTAagatggggaagggaagagagcaatCCTTAGGAATTGTGGGACCAGGAGACGGTACTTAGCCTAAACTATAGTTTCTTCCTTCTGAGAGATCATATATGATTGTGATGGGAATTAGATGAGATAATATGACTCAAGAGCACAGTGATGATGAGCTACCACTGAGAGAGCACAATTTCATTACAATagttataattcaaaaaaagttagCTGTATTCTAATATACTCCTTACTTgcaataactcatttaatcttcatacaACCCTGATGAAGACActgtgaaaaggtgctcaacattaaaagaaatgcaaattaaaatgacacagataacatttttcatttatcagaataacaatgaaaaagtttGACCACCTAGATCCTTGGGCAAGCTGTAGGGAGATAAACTTTCATAAAATGTTGGTGGAAGTACAAAATGGTGCAACCCCTATGCAATTACTCCTAGGGCAACTTGGCAATAATTAACTATCAAAATTAAGTGCAACTTTAATACAGCAGTTTGAAATTTATCTTAGTTATACCTGCATATAATTACATGTTTTGACAGCTTTGTATATTTTAACAAATAGCTGAAAATATCTCAGTGTCCATCTGTAGCAGACTAATTCAATTgtgatataatataatataatatagtataatataatgCCTTGCAACTATAAAAAAGGATgatagggacctccctggtggcgcagtggttaagaatccgcctgccaatgcaggggacaggggttccagccctgctctgggaagatcccacatgccgcagagcaactaagcctgtgggccacaactactgagcctgcactctacagcccatgaaCCACAAATACTgtgcccgcgtgccacaactactgaagcctgtgtgccacaactactgaagcccatgcacctagagcccgtgctctgcaacaagagaagccaccgcaatgagaaggccgtgaaccgcaatgaagagtagcccccgctagccccaactagagaaagcctgcgcgcagcaacaagacccaacgcagccaaatataaacaaataaataaataaataaaaggatgatAAAAAGTTCCAGAGCTAATAGGCAAAGATGtccaaaatatgttttaaaaaatatagtacttcggggcttccctggtgtcgcagtggttgagagtccgcctgccgatgcaggggacacgggtttgtgtcccagtctgggaagatcccacatgccgcggagcggctgggcccgtgagccatggccgctgagcctgcgcgtccggagcctgtgctccgcaaagggagaggccacaagagtgagaggcccgcataccgcaaaaaaaaaaaaaaaaaaaaaaaaaaatatatatatatatatatagtacttgtatatgaaatatttctttttgtataaaaagaaataatatacacATTCATATTTGCATAAAGAAACTCTGGAAGAATACAGCTCTTCCTAAGCACTGCCTTCAGAGGTGGCAGCCGTCTCCAACTCGGCATCATGGCTGCCCTCAGACCCCCCGTGAAGCCCAAGATCATCAAAAAGAGGACCAAGAAATTCATCCGGCACCAGTCAGACCAATATGTCAAAACTAAGCGGCACTGGTGGAAACCCAGAGGCACTGACAACAGGGTGTGCAGGAGATTCAAGGGCCAGATCTTGATGCCCAACATCAGTAACAGGAgcaacaagaaaacaaagcacATGCTGCCCAGCAGCTTCTGTAAGTTCCTGGTCCACCTGGTCAAGGAGCTTGAAGTGAGGCTGATGTGCAACAAAGCTTACTATGCTGAGATTGCTCACAACCTCTCCTCCAAGAACCAAAAAGCAATTGTGGAAAGAGCAGCCCAGCTGGTCATCAGAATCACCAATCCCAACTCCAGGTTGCTCAGCGAAGAAAATGAATAGACAGCTCATGTACACATTTAGTTTGTGttaataaaaccataaaactcggccaaaaaaaaaaaaaaaagaaactatggaAGAATACAAAAGAAACTAATGCTGAATAGGAAGAGTTTAGGAGCAATACCTAACAGTGAGAAAAcagcaagggagcctgggaactATTTAGACCCAGATCTGATTAAACACTGTTTGGACTTTTTaatatgtttcctttaaaattaaaccaaaattGACAAAGCACTCTATGGAAAGGTTTCTAGGGTACAATTAAGTGAAAAAACCTAAATGCAGAATAGTTTATGTAGTATCAAATTACAAACAAATtagagcaaaaggaagagtgcaGAGTACATAtgtatttgctaatatttgtttAAGGTATTTCAGGAAGGGTACATACAACTGTCAACATTTGTATTATAGAAACAGTACTCAGTGGTATtctgataaatgtttaacaatcaACTTGGGAAGTGGTAGGGAGAAAGCCCTGTTTTGTAGGGTTGGCCAATTTTTGTGGTGTAAATACACCCACCACGGTAGATTGTAAACTATCAGTGTGACCACCTGAGCAAGAGTTAGGAAGAAATGCACACAACTAGTGAGCTGGAAGGAGCTGTCTCCATGACACCACTGAGAGCACTAATCCaaaatactacattttttttttttttttttttttttttttttgctgtacgcgggcctctcactgctgtggcctctcccgttgcggagcacaggctccggacacacaggctccgtggccatggctcgcgggcccagccgctccgcggcatgtgggatcttccgggatcggggcacgaacccgtgtcccctgcatcggcaggcggactctcaaccactgcgccaccagggaagccctacatttttttaatgaagaattatTGACATTTAATCTGCTTCGGTATAGTGTATTTCCTGAACATCCATCTTGAATCTcaaattattattgttaacaTTTATCTCTAAAGAGAAGCCAACTCTCTGAAGTGAAGTGTTTCAAGAATATTGGAATAGTGGCTGTTTTATCCCCTCAAATTTCATGTACACTCTGGGGACACCAAACTCATGCCACCTACCCACCTCTGTTTgtgtctcttctcctcctccaccaacccccctccccctccagtccCACTGCGGTCCTCTGCTACTCCAAAAGGGCCCAAGGGTACAGTTTACAAGACAGTAAGTGATTAAAAGTCCCCTAGTTGTCTGTCTTCCACTCTATACCCATTTCAAGATTATAGGTTGTTCGCACTCTGAACTAACAGGAATGTTGAACTCCTTAGATCAGATCTGGGTCCAATAGTTCACAGGCCCCCTCCATCTTGTCATTTTTCCACATTCCTATCATCAGGATACTCTTACACCCACTCTTGAAGGAGCTCAAATGACACTGAGCAAAGGGGTATTTTATTCTGAAATGACCCTGCCCTATGGACCGGATCTGACTGTAGCTCCTCCCAACACACACTCACATTCCTTACATGCTGCGTGTCCTGTATCAAGAAACAGGTACCCAGatcacatgaaaaaataaagactttcaaAGCATGTTCAGAGACGTGGTCCTACAAGACTATGACCTTTACTACACAGGTAGATCAGTGTGTTTCtcaactttcttttcattttttttcatcccTTACTGCAGGAgtctttgagttttttttaatttttttggctgccccgtgggcatgtgggatcttagttccccaaccagggatctaacaCCCCACCCGGCCACCCCCGCCCCgcagtggaagcgctgagtcttaatcactggaccgccaggaaagtccctgcaggagtcttttaaaacatttttttccctaatagcCCTCCccgtgagattttttttttttttttgcggtacgcgggcctctcactgttgtggcctcttctgttgcggagcacaggctccggacgccgcaggctcagcgtccatggctcacgggcctagtcactccgcggcatgtgggatcttcccggaccagggcatgaacccgtgtcccctgcatcggcaggcggactctcaaccactgcgccaccagggaagccccccgtgaGATCTTAATACCACAGATATTGTGGGTATCTGTTTACGTACTGTGGCCACCTTGTAATATCTAAGATTTTTTCACCACGCCCCCACACCAATATAAACCCCCTCAGagtaaaaaacaatttaaaaaacatgtagaACAGGAGGAGCAGCCCACAGCGCATTTATTCCTAATCAGAAGTGACACCTTCAAAATCTACGTTCTCAACCTGAAAATTGAGAGCTTGGAGAAAATTTTGAGGGAGGACCGCTGGGGCCTCCATTAATTTTGACTGTAAGATGACACAATCATGCCTGATACTGTATTTTGCCGCCCATATTCCCTAAAAAGAAGCATGGAGGTCAGCCCTGATCTGCAACCTACCACCATACAATGCTCACCACAACGGCTTGATAACAAAACCAAATTTAAGTCAAAAGTAAAGATGAACCAGCTACTCATCAAAGATCCTCCTAAGGAGattctaaaataaacatttaacacACATACACCAAAAATATCCTCCTTCAAAGGGGACCTGCAAAAAGCTACCTTATTTTCCTATAGCAGTGAAATTACCTACTCCAGAATCCTAGCCATTaagctctctttttcctttttttaggcATAAAAAGGGAATACCTGCCTGACCAAGTTTTGTAGC from Mesoplodon densirostris isolate mMesDen1 chromosome 1, mMesDen1 primary haplotype, whole genome shotgun sequence includes:
- the LOC132485733 gene encoding large ribosomal subunit protein eL32-like, producing MAALRPPVKPKIIKKRTKKFIRHQSDQYVKTKRHWWKPRGTDNRVCRRFKGQILMPNISNRSNKKTKHMLPSSFCKFLVHLVKELEVRLMCNKAYYAEIAHNLSSKNQKAIVERAAQLVIRITNPNSRLLSEENE